Proteins encoded within one genomic window of Vanrija pseudolonga chromosome 3, complete sequence:
- the YTH1 gene encoding mRNA 3'-end-processing protein YTH1 — protein MATTTSSQLGRASDFVRPDFHQVNLDIEGYLKQEKNLKLDSDDQICRMNLTPLGCPLGPLECPLRHTTPAPINFKPPPPLPTHPREREKKTTVCKHYLRNLCKVGDNCEYTHDWNLRTMPVCVWFVKLGKCELGGECLYYHPRDRRVECPDYDRGFCRLGPECPRRHVRRTLCQAYLAGFCPDGPDCKLAHPSPYLPKPDTYVNPTPPDPTKSGPPPNLPAGYGRWREYKYDPNAVVVPAPAWAEGGSLQGWRAGGFLSNHARRGFQGGDGGGGGGGGGGGGGGGGGDDGGGRRGGWVKDLSTVLCYRCNQYGHFANTCPNNAVPGDRGGLRRGRD, from the exons ATGGCGACCACAACATCATCCCAGCTCGGGCGGGCATCAGACTTTGTCCGCCCAGATTTCCACCAGGTCAACCTCGACATTGAGGGCTACCTGAAGCAGGAGAAGAACCTCAAGCTTGATTCAG ATGACCAGATCTGCCGCATGAACCTCACGCCGCTGGGCTGTCCACTCGGCCCGCTCGAGTGCCCGCTGCGGCATACGACCCCAGCGCCGATCAACTtcaagccgccgccaccgctgccgacgcatccgcgcgagcgcgagaagaagacgaccGTGTGCAAGCACTACCTGCGCAACCTGTGCAAGGTAGGCGACAACTGCGAGTACACGCACGACTGGAACCTGCGCACCATGCCCGTCTGTGTGTGGTTTGTCAAGCTGGGCAAGTGCGAGCTCGGTGGCGAGTGCCTGTACTACCACCCGCGGGACCGCCGTGTCGAGTGCCCGGACTACGACCGCGGCTTCTGCCGCCTCGGGCCAGAGTGCCCACGCCGACACGTCCGCCGCACGCTGTGCCAGGCGTACCTCGCCGGCTTCTGCCCCGACGGACCAGACTGCAAGCTCGCCCATCCCTCGCCGTACCTCCCCAAGCCCGACACATATGTCaaccccacgccgccggaTCCGACCAAGTCGGGCCCGCCACCAAACCTGCCAGCAGGCTACGGACGATGGCGCGAGTACAAGTACGACCCGAacgcggtcgtcgtccccgcgcccgcgTGGGCAGAGGGCGGCTCGCTCCAGGGCTGGAGGGCAGGCGGGTTCTTATCCAACCATGCGAGACGCGGGTtccagggcggcgacggaggtggtggtggtggcggaggaggtggcggaggtggtggcggtggtggagacgacggcggtggacgccgcggcggatgGGTCAAGGACCTCTCGACAGTCTTGTGCTAC CGCTGCAACCAGTACGGACACTTTGCCAACACATGCCCCAACAACGCTGTACCCGGCGACCGTGgtggcctgcgccgcggtcgTGATTAG
- the RPS8 gene encoding 40S ribosomal protein S8 has product MGITRDSRHKRSASGARRAQYRKKRKHELGRQPAMTKLDTSKRIRTVRTRGGNTKYRALRLDTGNFAWGSEAITRKTRLLQVRYNATNNELLRTQTLVKSAVIEIDATPFRQWYESHYAQPAFRAKAGTAAAEPVEEVKKSNHVQRVLAERKKDGKIDPHLEQQFKTGRLLAIISSRPGQSGRADGYILEGKELDFYLKKLQSRKQKHAA; this is encoded by the exons ATGGGTATCACTCGCGACTCCCGCCACAAGCGTTCGGCGTctggcgcccgccgcgcccagtA CCGCAAGAAGAGGaagcacgagctcggccgtcAGCCCGCCATGACCAAGCTCGACACCTCGAAGCGCATCCGCACCGTCCGCACCCGTGGTGGTAACACCAAGTACCgtgccctccgcctcgacaccGGCAACTTCGCCTGGGGCTCGGAGGCCATCACCCGCAAGACGCGTCTCCTCCAGGTC CGCTACAACGCCACCAACAACGAGCTCCTCCGTACCCAGACCCTCGTCAAGTCGGCCGTTATCGAGATCGACGCCACCCCCTTCCGCCAGTGGTACGAGTCGCACTACGCCCAGCCCGCGTtccgcgccaaggccggcaccgccgccgctgagcccgtcgaggaggtcaagaagTCGAACCACGTCCAGCgtgtgctcgccgagcgcaagaagGACGGCAAGATCGACCCCCACCTTGAGCAGCAGTTCAAGACTGGTcgtctcctcgccatcatctCGTCGCGCCCCGGCCAGTCTGGTCGCGCCGACGGCTACATCCTtgagggcaaggagctcgactTCTACCTCAAGAAGCTCCAGTCGCGCAAGCAGAAGCACGCCGCCTAA
- the URA5 gene encoding Orotate phosphoribosyltransferase, with the protein MAATDFKTHFIEAAIASGVLLFGEFTLKSGRKSPYFFNAGLLYDGKLLSSTAEAFASTIQSSIPAFDVLFGPAYKGIPLAAVTAVALANRGVDTVYTYNRKEKKDHGEGGSLVGAGLEGKRIVVIDDVMTAGTAIRESIAIIKEQKGTLVGIVQLVDRQERGKTGDSSTIQEVEREFGIPVVPIINLTDIIAYLKNKGGYEAQVKAIEEYRAQYGVVV; encoded by the exons ATGGCCGCTACTGACTTCAAGACGCACTTTATCGAGGCGGCGatcgcgagcggcgtgctgctgttTGGCGAGTTTACGCTCAAGTCGGGCCG CAAGTCGCCCTACTTCTTCAACGCGGGCCTGCTGTAcgacggcaagctcctctcgtcgacggccgaggcgttCGCGTCGACCATCCAGTCGTCCATCCCGGCCTTCGACGTGCTCTTCGGCCCGGCGTACAAGGGCATTCCCCTGGCCGCTGTgacggccgtcgcgctcgccaaccgCGGCGTGGACACGGTGTACACTTACAACCggaaggagaagaaggaccacggcgagggcggctcgctcgtcggcgccggcctggaGGGCAAGCGCATCGTGGTCATTGACGACGTCATGACTGCCGGCACGGCGATCCGCGAGAGCATCGCGATCATCAAGGAGCAGAAGGGCACGCTTGTCGGcatcgtccagctcgtcgaccgccaggagcgcggcaagacgggcgacagcagcaccatccaggaggtcgagcgcgagttCGGCATCCCCGTCGTGCCCATCATCAACTTGACCGACATCATCGCGTACCTCAAGAACAAGGGCGGGTACGAGGCCCAGGTTAAGGCGATTGAGGAGTACCGTGCCCAGTACGGCGTCGTGGTTTAG
- the HAS1 gene encoding ATP-dependent RNA helicase HAS1 — MSGQQPRPDGKKRKRVSKADSEVAAPVAAGPEVQSDAEESGDAAAAASSSKVTLDAPNSYERVPFNTLPLSPATLNSIQRMGFETMTEVQARTIPPLLAGKDVLGAARTGSGKTMAFLVPAVELLHTLRFKPANGTGVIIISPTRELALQILGVVKDLMQGHSQTFGIVMGGANRKAEADKLVKGVNLLVATPGRLLDHLQNTKGFVFKNLKALVIDEADRILEVGFEEEMKQIVKILPNDNRQSMLFSATQTTKVTDLARISLRSGPLYINVDDKKDTSTAEFLEQGYVVCESDKRFMLLFTFLKRNLKKKVIVFFSSCNSVKYHAELLNYIDVPVLDLHGKQKQQKRTNTFFEFCNAPSGILLCTDVAARGLDIPKVDWIIQFDPPDDPRDYIHRVGRTARAGKAGKSLLFLLPSELGFLRFLKVAKVPLNEYKFPQNKIADVQRQLESLISKNHYLNVSARDGYRSYLQAYASYSLKKIFDVNKLDLAKVGKAFGFAIPPKVNISVGSIKAKKTVDSDSDDDGVRANKAFKAGGDDGEVKKAYYRNRGHKKGGRA, encoded by the exons ATGTCGGGACAGCAGCCCCGCCCAgacggcaagaagcgcaagcgcgtgTCCAAGGCGGACTCGGaggtcgccgcgcccgtGGCCGCCGGGCCAGAGGTGCagtcggacgccgaggagtcgggcgacgccgccgccgccgcctcgtcgtcaaaggtcaccctcgacgcgcccAACAGCTACGAGCGCGTGCCGTTCAACACGCTCCCGCTCTCGCCTGCGACGCTCAACTCGATCCAGCGCATGGGCTTCGAGACCATGACCGAGGTGCAGGCGCGCACCATCCCCCCTCTCCTGGCCGGCAAGGACGTGCTCGGTGCCGCGAGGACAGGCTCGGGCAAGACCATGGCCTTCCTTGTGCctgccgtcgagctcctgcACACGCTCCGCTTCAAGCCCGCCAACGGTACCGgcgtcatcatcatctcgCCCACGCGTGAGCTCGCCCTCCAgatcctcggcgtcgtcaagGACCTCATGCAGGGCCACTCGCAGACCTTTGGCATCGTCATGGGCGGCGCCAaccgcaaggccgaggccgacaagctTGTCAAGGGCGTCAACCTCCTTGTGGCCACCCCCGGTCGTctgctcgaccacctccagAACACCAAGGGCTTCGTGTTCAAGAACCTCAAGGCCCTGgtcatcgacgaggccgaccgtatcctcgaggtcggtttcgaggaggagatgaAGCAGATTGTCAAGATCCTCCCCAACGACAACCGCCAGTCAATGCTCTTCTCGGCTACCCAGACGACAAAGGTCACTGACTTGGCCCGCATCTCGCTCCGCTCTGGTCCTCTGTACAtcaacgtcgacgacaagaaggacaCGTCTACGGCCGAGTTCCTCGAGCAGGGCTACGTTGTATGCGAGTCGGACAAGCGCTTCATGCTGCTGTTCACCTTCCTGAAGCGTAACCTCAAGAAGAAGGTTATTgtcttcttctcgagctgTAACTCGGTCAAGTaccacgccgagctgctcaacTACATCGACGTCCCTGTCCTGGACCTTCAT GGCAAGCAGAAGCAGCAGAAGCGCACCAACACTTTCTTCGAGTTCTGCAACGCTCCCTCAGGTATCCTGCTCTGCACGGACGTTGCCGCCCGTGGCCTCGACATTCCCAAGGTCGACTGGATCATCCAGTTCGACCCTCCTGATGACCCGCGCGACTACATCCACCGTGTCGGCCGTACCGCGCGTGCCGGCAAGGCGGGCAAgtcgctcctcttcctcctcccgtCTGAGCTCGGCTTCCTCCGCTTCCTCAAGGTCGCAAAGGTGCCGCTCAATGAGTACAAGTTCCCGCAGAACAAGATTGCCGACGtgcagcgccagctcgagtcgctcatcTCCAAAAATCACTACCTCAACGTTTCGGCCCGCGACGGCTACAGGTCGTACCTGCAGGCGTATGCTTCCTACTCGCTCAAGAAGATCTTCGACGTCAACAAGCTGGACCTGGCCAAGGTCGGCAAGGCGTTCGGCTTCGCCATCCCGCCAAAGGTCAACATCAGCGTCGGCTCcatcaaggccaagaagacgGTCGACAGCGatagcgacgacgacggtgtgCGCGCCAACAAGGCCTtcaaggccggcggcgacgacggcgaggtcaagAAGGCGTACTACCGCAACCGGGGGCACAAGAAGGGCGGACGGGCTTAG
- the ORC4 gene encoding Origin recognition complex subunit 4 — protein sequence MARSPAKQLDDEDTPSKRTRRAGGSSPAKAATTPSKRTPKAAAASAAAAAATTPPSARKSAKRVAESLAAASSSKRTKVSPTNGTHDALPSFDDDVFGSSPSISREAFLANERLRRQREARNFTFEGDASAPKLTRSGRVIGKAVDEYGGDEGEDDNEADDKDTNGDAGAVAGDDIDDDNDSLRARRDDVPLESARPSMEPLKPEARPHVLRILSTLTSRAVEPFVDEETNEALQGLVGLLSGTVERGEGNSALVTGPRGVGKTKTVERALALLPSTSSPPIVVRLSGLAQSDDRKAIREMGRQIAEASGQAATPDDEDDEEEVGGEYAPTTLPSHLLALLTAPSPRAIIVIVDEFDLFTEHARQALLYCLLDVVQSVQTGPVETTGRGIAVIGVTCRVDTLLLLEKRVKSRFSHRVWRVSSPLAPDNLGWRTLLRYALVPWEKRGDDEADKETRKWMGDWAFAVDMLLDNDKVSVALERLAGLTTDVRVLYRPFIGPITSVLSSQLDFLSVPVLCFSVLHQTELAGWGLSHAKLKGLPHPALGVLIIAKHLALAGRPEFSLAQVEDEYLKFARTRLVGSGRARWPLELLYRGFDHCRALGLLAAAGPASAGRRFAKVRSVLSPNEVVQYFRGDGGAGMGPELQSWGKLMDGHA from the exons atggcgcgctcgccggcaaagcaactcgacgacgaggacacgccGTCCAAACgcacgcggcgggcgggcggctcgtcaccagccaaggcggccacgacgccgagcaaGCGCACGCCAAAggccgcagcggcctcggcagcagcagcagcggcgacaaccccgcccagcgcgcgcaaGTCGGCCAAGCGCGTCGCTGAGAGCCTGGCagccgcgtcgagcagcaagcGCACAAAGGTGTCGCCTACAAACGGGACGCACGACGCCCTTCCCTcgttcgacgacgacgtattcggctcgtcgccctccatctcgcgcgaggcgttcctcgccaacgagcgcctgcggcggcagcgcgaggcgcgtaACTTTACTttcgagggcgacgcgagcgcgcccaAGCTGACGCGGAGTGGGCGGGTGATCGGCAAGGCGGTGGACGAGTATGGTGGTGATGAGGGAGAGGACGACAATGAGGCGGACGACAAGGACACGAatggcgacgctggcgcagttgccggcgacgacatcgacgacgacaacgactcgctgcgtgcccgccgcgacgatgTGCCCCTGgagtcggcgcgcccgagcATGGAACCgctcaagcccgaggcgcgCCCACACGTCCTGCGTATCCTCTCGACGctgacctcgcgcgccgtcgagcccttcgtggacgaggagacgAACGAGGCGCTGCAGGGCCTGGTGGGGCTGCTCAGCGGTACCGTggagcggggcgagggcaACAGCGCGCTGGTTACCGGTCCGCGAGGCGTGGGCAAGAccaag actgtcgagcgcgcgctcgccctcctcccgtCGACTTCATCACCGCCCATCGTCGTGCGGCTGTCAGGCCTCGCACAAAGCGACGACCGCAAAGCCATTCGCGAGATGGGGCGGCAGATCGCCGAGGCGTCCGGGCAGGCTGCCACGCcagatgacgaggacgacgaggaggaggtcggcggcgagtacGCACCCACCACGCTGCCCAGCCACCTACTCGCGCTGCTCACTGCGCCGTCCCCGCGCGCgatcatcgtcatcgtcgacgaGTTCGACCTGTTCACAGAGCATGCGCGACAGGCACTGCTTTATTGTCTTCTAGACGTGGTGCAGAGCGTGCAGACTGGACCTGTGGAGACGACAGGCCGAGGGATAGCAGTCATCGGAGTGACATGCCGAGTT GACACcctcctgctgctcgagAAACGCGTCAAGTCGCGCTTCTCCCACCGCGTGTGGCGCGTGTCGTCCCCCCTCGCGCCGGACAACCTTGGCTGGCGCACACTCCTCCGCTACGCCCTTGTGCCATGGgagaagcgcggcgacgacgaggccgacaaggagaCGAGAAAGTGGATGGGCGACTGGGCCTTCGCCGTCGACATGTtgctcgacaacgacaaggtctctgtcgcgctcgagcggtTGGCAGGCCTGACTACCGACGTGCGAGTCCTGTACCGCCCCTTCATTGGCCCGATCACCTCGGTACTAAGCAGCCAGCTCGACTTTCTCTCCGTCCCCGTGCTGTGCTTCTCGGTGCTGCACCAGACCGAGCTTGCGGGCTGGGGCCTGTCGCAtgccaagctcaagggccTCCCGCACccggccctcggcgtgctcatcATCGCAAAACACCTCGCgctggccggccggccagAGTTCAgcctcgcgcaggtcgaggacgagtaccTCAAGTTTGCGCGAACCAGGCTTGTGGGGAGCGGCCGCGCCCGCTGGCCCCTCGAGCTGCTGTACCGCGGCTTTGACCActgccgcgcgctcggcctgctcgctgctgctgggcccGCGTCCGCAGGCCGCCGCTTCGCCAAGGTCCGCTCGGTGCTCAGCCCCAACGAGGTGGTGCAGTACttccgcggcgacggcggcgcggggatGGGGCCCGAGCTGCAGAGCTGGGGCAAGCTGATGGACGGGCACGCGTAG